A window from Shimia isoporae encodes these proteins:
- a CDS encoding oxidoreductase has protein sequence MFKRTLGTLLTAATLCLSTTAWAAPLASPENEVILTVSGELAQVNAGGTAQFDLAMIKGLPAVELVTETIWTEGSQTFVGTPLHEITTALGVEAGTLKAYAVNDYAVEIPVTDAVEGGPIVAYLHNGAEMSLRDKGPLWIIYPYDTNPSYKSETYYSRSIWQLDRIEVIPAQ, from the coding sequence ATGTTCAAAAGAACCTTAGGAACGTTGCTCACCGCAGCGACATTGTGCCTTTCCACCACCGCTTGGGCCGCGCCTTTGGCGTCACCTGAGAATGAAGTCATTCTTACTGTCAGCGGTGAACTCGCACAGGTGAATGCCGGGGGTACGGCGCAATTTGACCTAGCTATGATCAAAGGACTGCCGGCCGTAGAGTTGGTAACAGAGACCATCTGGACTGAAGGCTCGCAAACCTTTGTTGGCACGCCGTTGCATGAAATCACGACCGCGCTCGGTGTGGAAGCCGGCACACTTAAGGCTTACGCCGTGAACGACTACGCCGTCGAAATCCCAGTGACTGATGCTGTCGAGGGCGGTCCAATCGTGGCTTATCTGCACAACGGAGCCGAAATGTCGCTGCGCGACAAGGGTCCGCTTTGGATTATCTATCCTTACGACACCAATCCAAGCTACAAATCAGAAACCTACTATTCCCGAAGCATTTGGCAGCTTGACCGGATCGAGGTCATTCCTGCTCAGTGA
- a CDS encoding hybrid sensor histidine kinase/response regulator produces MVVVFLTQSIVLGRVVREQLDRLATARTDNVQWNLAQIEVDLLQLQLAMERANVEGIPALREMRKRFDIFYSRHAIISQSPIYAELRENARNKVRLRYFKAYLDQAIPLVDGPDEILLTRMDDLLAASDILHRDVRALALEGVSIFAQTDERTRGEMSSTLIKLGLSTLALIAALSGTAVILLRMYRRGKIAAEENEVMRNRFEAMVSSSLDAILVIDPKGQIIAFNGAATEVFGYEREEAMGQNMADLIVPEHLREAHTKGMQRYLTTGEKRVIGAGRVRLEALHKSGRIFPVELSISAAEHQNRTVLVSFLRDISKQVEDEAELVRARDEAQAGEQAKAELLTVMSHEMRTPLNGILGSLDLIDRGNLSADQMRYLEAIKVSGDLLLGHVNDVLDVSRLDAMDDAPQTAPFELSKMAQALLDSLLANAKTRGNSLNLSLCSDDLTTVSGDELRLKQCLLNLLGNANKFTTNGEISLEIERQKSNPDIVEFRVSDTGIGIAEADLERIFEDFVKIDSGYARRDSGTGLGLAITKRLVTGMGGSIFADSFEGEGSLFTMQIPLPLVEAGAHATPEINAKSDITAITCLVVDDNSINRMIAADMLRSRGVEVFEATGGLDAIEQSQKRAFELILMDISMPEVDGLEALARIRAGDGPNKETRIVALTAHAAPEDKERILAAGFESVITKPLTQRAIAKLIVASATSEEEKAGPDEIIALLGQERYDAALDEFKGDLRAFEARISDAHSPSEDLAQEAHMLVGAASVLGLGNQWECLRQVERAKEPDWTTAKAEALAAIRNADL; encoded by the coding sequence ATGGTTGTGGTCTTTTTGACCCAGTCGATTGTGCTTGGGCGTGTGGTTCGGGAGCAATTGGACCGACTGGCCACTGCGCGCACAGACAATGTTCAGTGGAACCTTGCCCAGATTGAGGTTGATCTACTTCAACTGCAACTGGCCATGGAAAGGGCCAACGTCGAGGGTATCCCTGCCCTGCGGGAAATGCGCAAAAGATTCGATATCTTCTACAGCCGGCATGCCATCATTTCGCAAAGCCCAATCTATGCGGAACTGCGTGAGAACGCGCGAAACAAAGTGCGTCTTCGTTACTTCAAAGCTTATCTGGATCAAGCCATCCCGTTGGTGGACGGCCCTGACGAAATTCTCCTGACGCGCATGGATGATCTACTTGCGGCGTCAGACATTTTGCATCGCGATGTACGAGCGCTTGCGCTTGAGGGTGTCAGTATATTTGCTCAGACCGACGAACGTACGCGCGGCGAGATGTCGTCAACCCTCATTAAACTCGGGCTATCCACACTGGCTTTGATCGCAGCCCTGTCGGGCACGGCGGTAATTCTTCTGCGGATGTACCGGCGCGGGAAAATAGCCGCCGAAGAGAACGAAGTGATGCGCAACCGGTTCGAGGCAATGGTCAGCTCGTCGCTGGACGCCATTCTTGTGATTGACCCCAAAGGACAAATTATCGCCTTCAATGGCGCGGCTACCGAAGTTTTCGGCTATGAACGGGAAGAGGCCATGGGACAAAACATGGCTGATCTTATCGTGCCGGAACACTTGCGCGAAGCCCATACCAAAGGCATGCAACGGTATCTGACAACAGGCGAAAAACGGGTCATCGGTGCCGGTCGCGTGCGCTTGGAAGCTTTGCACAAGTCTGGTCGCATCTTTCCGGTGGAATTGTCGATTTCTGCCGCCGAACACCAAAACCGAACGGTACTCGTCTCCTTCCTTCGAGATATCTCCAAGCAAGTTGAAGACGAAGCGGAGCTGGTGCGCGCGCGCGACGAAGCTCAGGCAGGTGAGCAAGCCAAAGCCGAGCTTCTGACAGTAATGAGCCACGAAATGCGCACACCGCTAAACGGTATTCTGGGTTCGTTGGACCTTATCGATCGCGGCAATCTCAGCGCTGATCAGATGCGGTATCTAGAGGCCATCAAAGTATCCGGCGACTTGCTTTTGGGGCACGTGAATGACGTTTTGGACGTATCACGCCTGGATGCAATGGACGACGCACCTCAAACGGCGCCGTTTGAACTATCGAAAATGGCACAGGCGCTTCTGGATAGTTTGTTGGCCAATGCCAAAACCCGCGGGAACAGCTTGAACCTGTCACTTTGCTCTGATGATCTGACCACAGTTTCCGGCGATGAACTGCGCCTCAAGCAGTGCCTGCTCAACTTGCTTGGAAATGCGAACAAGTTCACAACAAACGGTGAGATTTCGCTGGAGATCGAGAGACAGAAGTCCAACCCGGATATCGTCGAGTTCCGCGTGTCAGACACCGGCATAGGGATAGCGGAAGCGGACCTCGAAAGAATATTCGAGGACTTTGTAAAGATCGACTCCGGCTATGCGCGGCGAGACTCCGGAACCGGACTGGGCCTGGCAATTACCAAACGGCTCGTCACCGGTATGGGCGGGTCAATCTTTGCAGATAGCTTCGAAGGCGAAGGCAGCCTGTTTACAATGCAAATCCCCCTACCCCTGGTAGAGGCAGGCGCCCATGCCACACCAGAGATCAACGCCAAGTCCGACATCACAGCAATCACTTGTCTTGTCGTCGACGACAATTCCATCAACCGGATGATTGCTGCGGACATGCTAAGGTCGCGGGGCGTGGAAGTGTTCGAGGCGACTGGCGGATTGGACGCCATCGAGCAGAGTCAAAAGCGTGCGTTTGAATTGATCCTGATGGACATCAGCATGCCGGAAGTGGATGGATTGGAAGCGCTGGCGCGCATACGCGCAGGCGATGGGCCGAACAAGGAAACACGCATCGTTGCCCTGACCGCACACGCTGCGCCGGAAGACAAAGAGCGTATTCTAGCGGCTGGTTTTGAAAGCGTTATTACCAAGCCACTGACGCAGCGCGCCATTGCCAAGCTTATTGTTGCTTCTGCAACGTCCGAAGAGGAAAAAGCCGGACCAGACGAGATAATCGCGCTGCTGGGGCAAGAGCGCTACGACGCGGCACTCGACGAATTCAAAGGCGACCTAAGAGCTTTCGAGGCGCGTATTTCTGATGCGCATTCGCCAAGCGAGGACCTCGCGCAAGAAGCACACATGTTGGTAGGAGCGGCCTCTGTTCTGGGCCTTGGCAACCAATGGGAGTGTCTGCGTCAGGTCGAACGGGCAAAAGAACCGGACTGGACCACGGCAAAGGCGGAAGCTTTGGCGGCAATCCGGAACGCAGACCTTTAG